Within Corynebacterium timonense, the genomic segment CTGGGACTCGACCCCGACCTGTGCGAGATGGCCGGGCTCACCCACGACATCGGCCACCCGCCCTACGGCCATAACGGCGAGAAAGCGCTGAACGACGTCTCCGCGAGCGGCTTCGAGGGCAACGCCCAGACGCTGCGCATCCTCGCCCGCCTCGAACCGAAGTCGCTGGTGGGGGAGACCTCCTACGGGCTGAACCTGACCCGCGCCTCCCTCGACGCGGCCTGCAAGTACCCGCTGACGCGCACCAACCCGGACGGCTCGACGAACCGCAAATACGGGGCCTACGACGAGGACGCCGACGTTCTCGAGTGGCTGCGCCAGGGCCACACGGACGCGGCCCCGCCGATGGAGGCGCAGGTGATGGACTGCTCGGACGACATCGCCTACTCGGTGCACGACGTGGAGGACGGCATCGTCTCCGGGCGCGTCACGCTCAAGGTGCTGTGGGACTTGGTCGAGCTGGCCGCGCTGGCGGAGAAGGGGGCGAAGGCCTTTGGCGGCACGGCCGACGAGCTCATCGAGGCGGCCGCCCGGCTGCGGGCGCTGCCCTCGATCGCCGCGGCCGCCGACTTCGACTACACCTTGTCCTCCTGGACCCGGCTCAAGCAGCTGACCTCCGAGCTCGTGGGCCGCTACGTCGGCGCGGTGGCCACCGCCACCCGCGGCGACGAGGCGAACCACCCCGACGCCCTGGCGTGCGAGGCGAACCCGTCGGGCGCGCTGGGCCGCCAGTACGGGCGCCTGGTCATCCCCGCGGAGGCGGAGGCGGAGGTCCGGCTGCTCAAGACCGTGGCGGTGCTCTACGTCATGGACATGCCCGCCCACGTGCGCCGCCAGGACAGGCAGCGCGACCGGATCTTTCGGGTCTACGACTACATGCTCGCCGGCGCCCCCGGCACGCTGGACACGGTGTTCCAGCAGTGGTGGGCCGCGGCCGCCACCGACGCCGAGCGCGAGCGCGTGGTGGTGGACCAGATCGCGTCCATGACGGAGTCGCGCCTGGAGCGGGCGGCGAAGAAGTCTGCGGGGGTCGCGGGCTTCATGGCCTAAAACCGCGAGCACTCTTCGCGGCATGCACTAGTGCTAGTACTTGCTAGTACTGCACCTCGCAGAAGCTTTCGTAGTGGTCGCCGGTGTAGTACCACTCGTCGACGTCGCCGTCGGCGCCGCCCCCGGTGACAATGCGGCGCTGCCCGCGGTGGTTCAGGCCGGGCGTGTCCACGGTGTATTCGCGGTAGTAGCCCAGGTCCTCGTCGGGGAGGACGTTTTCGTAGTTGCCGAAGCGACGGTCGTCGTGTTCGGGGTACGGGAAGGGCCCGCCGTCCTCGACGGCGCGGATGGTGTCCCACGCTTCGTCGGGAAGCGAGCCGCACGCAGAAACGCCGGCGGAGCCGCTGGCGGGGGCCAGCCCCTCGGGCCCGCAGGCGACGAGGCAGACGGGCACGCAGGCGAGGGCGATGAGGGCGGGAAGGCGCATGGGCAGCATCTTCCCACAGCGACTGGCGCCGGCGGAATTGACCGCGGGGCTACGATGTAGCCATGGCTAGGGGCAGAATTCCGGATAGTGACATTCAGGCTATCCGCGAGCGGGCGCCGATCGACGAGATCGTCGGCGAGTACGTGCAGCTCAAACCCGCAGGCCACGACTCGCTGAAGGGCTTGAGCCCCTTCAAGGACGAAAAGACCCCCTCGTTTCACGTCCGCCCCGCGCGCGGCTACTACCACTGCTTTTCGACGGGTAAAGGCGGCGACGTCTTCTCCTTCCTCATGGAGATGGAGCAGCTGAGTTTCCCCGAGGCGGTGGAGGCGGTCGCCGAGCAGATCGGCTACCACATCAACTATCAGGGCGGGTCGACCGGCGCGCGCGACGTCAAACCCGGTACCCGCGCCCGGCTGTTGGCGGCGAACAAGGCGGCGCACGAGTTCTACCGCGAGCAGCTGGAGACCTCGGAGGCGGAGCCGGCCCGCGCCTTCCTTCTCGGCCGCGGCTTCGACAAAGACACCATCTACCACTTCGAGTGCGGCTACGCCCCCGACGGCTGGGACACCCTGACCAAGCACCTGCTGCGTACAGGCTTTAGCGTCGAGGAGCTGCAGGACGCGGGGCTGAGCAGCATGGGCAGGCGCGGGCCCATTGACAAGTTCCGCCGCCGCCTGCTGTGGCCCATCAAGGACGTGGCGGGCAACGTCATCGGCTTCGGCGCCCGCAAGCTGTTTGAGGACGACCCGATGGGCAAGTACATGAACACCCAGGACACGATGCTCTACCACAAGAGCAAGGTCCTGTTCGGCCTGGACCTGGCGAAAAAGCACATCGCCGAGGGGCACCAGGCGGTGATCGTGGAGGGCTACACCGACGTCATGGCGATGCACGCGGCCGGGGTGAAAACGGCCGTCGCCTCGTGCGGCACCGCCTTCGGCGCGGAGCACCTGGCCATCATCCGACGCCTCATGCTCGACGACAACTTCTTCCGCGGCGAGCTCATCTACACCTTCGACGGCGACGAGGCGGGGCAGAAGGCCGCGCTGCGCGCCTTCGAGGGGGACCAGCAGTTCACGGGCCAGTCCTTCGTCGCCGTCGCCCCCGACGGCATGGACCCGTGCGACCTGCGTCTGGCCAAGGGCGACACCGCGGTGCGCGACCTCGTGGCGTCCCGGGTGCCCATGCTCGAGTTCGTCATCGAGTCCCTCCTGAGCGCCTACCCGCTCGACACGGCGGAGGGGCGCCTGCAAGCGTTGCGACGCACCGTCCCCGTCGTCGCCGGAATCTCCGACAGGGTCCTACAGACCGAGTACGCGCGCCGCCTCGCCGGCTGGGTCGGCTGGCCGAACCCGGACGAGGTCCTCGAGCAGGTGCGCGCGGAGGCGAAGCGCCCGAAGAAGCAGAAACGCGCGCTGCGCCGCGCGGCAGCGGAGGAGCCGGTCAACGCGAACGAGCCGGTGCTCATCCTGCCCGACCCGAACGACCCGCTGCTGTGGCCCCAGCGCGAGGCCCTGAAGCTCGCCCTGCAGTACCCGGACGCGGCGGGGGACTACTTCGACGGCATCAACCCGGATGCCTTCACCAACCCGGCGTACCGCCAGGTGCGCGATGCGATCACCGCCGCGGGAGGGGCGGCGGGGGCCAGCGAGGGCGCGTCGTGGCTGCCGCAGGTGGCCGGTGAGATGGCCACGGTGGCGGGGCGCAACTTCGTCTCGGAGCTGGCGCTGGAAGAAATCCACGCCGACGGCGTGGACGCCTACGCGGACTCGGTGCTCTCGCGGCTGCAGGAGACGCGGGTGGGAGATCAGATCGCGCAGCTCAAGGCGCAGCTGCAGCGCATGCGCCCGAGCGACGACGAGCAGTCCTACAACGCCCTGTTCTCCGACCTCATTGCCCTCGAGCAGGCGCGCCGCGAACTCAACGACAGGGCGTTCCGGGGGGCGTAGGCCCGCCGGGCCCCGGGCGTCCTAGTCGGCGAACTGACGCGCCGCGAACTCCACGGCGTCGACGGCGAGCCCGGAATCGTACTCGTCGCGCGCGGCGCGCAGGCGCGTGAGGTACTCGCCGTACTCCTCGCCGCTCCAGTCGTGGTCGGCGGGCAGGCCGGCAACGGCGGCGCGCTTCGAGCAGATGATCACCGGCTTGTCGTCGCCCGCCTCCTGCGGGCCGGCGAGGAAGTAGGCCACGAGCGAGGCGTACTTCGGGCGCAGGCCGGTCCCCGTGAGGGCGGCGTACTGCTCGGCGGGTTCTGCGCCCTCGAGGCCGCGGATGGCCTGGAGCAGCGCGGTGGCCTTGCCCTTGTTGCGCAGGAACTGCTGCAGGAGCAGCACGTCCGGGGACTGGCCCGCCCCATAGGCGAGGGTGGCGCCGAGGAAATCGATGATCTGCTCGCGCTGGAAGCCGGAGTCGACGACGGCGCCGGCGAAGAGGAAGACCTCGGCCCGGGTGAGTGTGGCGGTGGCGTCGTCGCGGAAGGGCGGGACGCGGCGCAGGTGGTGCGGCCAGCCGGTCTTCCAGCGGCGGGGGGAGAAGGTCACCGAGTGGTTCATGACGTCGCTGGCGGTGGGGGCGGTCGCCTTCAGGGCGTCGAGGATCTGGTTCATACGGTCCATTGTGGCAGACGGGCCCGGCCCCAATAGGATTGGGCGCATGACCATCCTTGTCCTCGATCCGCGCTGGCCCGACATGATCCCGCTGGGGGTGGCCTCACGCATCACCGGGCCGGTGGAGTACACCTCCGAGGTCCCGGTGTCTGTGCGGTGGGCGCTGGCCGATGTCACCCCGGGCGGGGCTGGGGGGTGGCTGGTGACGACGGACGCGGGCGATCCTGACGTCGTGAAGCGAGCGGAGTCCGAGGACACGATCGTGGTGCCGAGCCTTGCGGACCCGCTCGCGCAGGCGGAGGAGACGATGCGCCGCGCGCGTGAGCGGGGAGAATGGGAGCGTTCGATGACGCACGAGTCGCTGCTTGCCTACCTCGAGGAAGAGGCCCGCGAGTTCGCGGCGGCCGTGCGCGGCGGGGACGACGCGCAGATGCGCGCGGAGCTTAGCGACGTCTTCCTGCAGGTGCTTTTCCACGCCGAGCTCGCCCGGGAGCGCGGCGCCTTCGACCTCGCGGACGTCGCGGCGGCCTTCGTGGACAAGATGAAGTCCCGCGCCCCCTATCTTTTCGACGGGAGCACGGGACTCGTGGGCCTCGAGGAGCAGGACCGCCTCTGGGCCGAGGGCAAGCGCCGGGAAGGCGCGCCCGGGGCGACCTAGCGCAGGGTGGGCACGAGGTCGCGGATCTGCGGCAGCCCCGCCTGGGAGGACAGCTGCGAGCTGAGCTTGAGGGCCTGGTCGACGGGCGTCTCAGGGTCCGGCTTGACCACGCCGCACTCGAGTGCGCGGTCGCCCACGGCGCTGATGGTGCCGGAGGCGACGAGGCGCAGGGCGGCGTCGTCGCCGATGGCCTTGTTCAGGCTGGTGACCAGGCCGGAGCGGGTGGTCTGGTCGGTGACAAAGCCGGTGGCCCGAAGGGCCGTGCCCACGAGGCCACAGTCGGCGGTGGCGACGTTGCCGTTGACGATCTTCAGCAGCTCGAGGTAGTTGGGCTGGGTCTGTGCCTGAGCGGGGGCGGCGAGGGCCGCCGCGGCGATCAGGCCCGCGGTCAGGGCGGGGGCGATGCGGCGCATAGAGAGTTCCTTTTCCGAATCAAACGACTGGGTCGGATGAAACTCTAGCGCATTTGTGTGACGCATGGTGCGTATCGACGCCCATCTTCCGCGCGACCGACGTTTAGACCGCCTCCACCGCCAGCGACTGCCCCTGCCCGACGCCGATGCACAGCGTGGACAGGCCGCGTGTTGCCCCCTCCTTTTCCATCCGGTTGAGCAGGGTGATGGTAATGCGGCAGCCCGAGGAACCCAACGGGTGGCCGAGGGCGATGGCGCCGCCCCAGGCGTTGACGCGCTCCTGGTCGAGGCCGAGGTCGCGGATGCACGCCAGCGACTGCGAGGCGAAGGCCTCGTTGAGCTCGATCGCGTCGACGTCGTCGACGCTCCAGCCGATCTTGTCAAACAGCTTTTGGGTCGCCGGGACCGGTCCCAGCCCCATGATGTGGGGCGCCAGGCCCGCCGTCGCGGAGCCGACCACGCGGGCGCGCGGGGTCAGGCCGTACTTCTTCAGGGCCGCCTCAGAGCAGACGATGATGGCGGAGGCGCCGTCGTTGAGCGCGGAGGAGTTGCCGGCGGTGACCACGGTGCCGCCCTCTACGACGGGGCGCAGCGTGGCCAGCACCTCGGGGGTGGTGTTCGGGCGGATGCCCTCGTCGCGGGTGACCACGATGTCCTCGGCCTTGCGCTGCGGCACGGTGATCGGGATGATCTCCGAGGCAAACAGCCCCGCCTCGGTGGCCTCGTGCGCGCGGCGCTGGGACTGCACGGCGAAGGCGTCGGCGTCTTCGCGCGAGATGTTCTTCACGCGGGCGACCTCCTCGGCGGTCTCCGGCATGGAGTAGGTGAGCTTCTCCTGCGCGGCGAAGACCGGGTTGGTGAAGCGCCAGCCGATCGAGGTGTCGAAGATCGCGCCGGGGGAGGCGAAGGCCTTCTTCGGCTTCTCCATCACCCAGGGGGCGCGCGACATGGACTCGACGCCGCCGGCGACGATGATGTCGGCGTCGCCCGCTTTGACCAGGGACGCCGCTACCGTGATGGCGTTGAGGCCGGAGGCGCACAGGCGGTTGACGGTGAAGCCGGGGACGGTGTCGGGAAAGCCGGCGAGCAGCCAGGCCATGCGGGCGACGTTGCGGTTGTCCTCGCCGGCGCCGTTCGCGTTGCCCAGGATGACGTCGTCGACGTCGGCGGGGTCGATGCCAGCGTCCTCCACCACCGCCTTGATGGCGGTGGCAGCGAGGTCGTCGGCGCGGATGTCGGAGAGGATCCCGCCGTACTTACCCACGGGGGTGCGCAGGCCGGAGACGAGGTAGGCGTCGTTGGTCATGGTTGTTTTCCTTTACTTGTCGCTCGTGCGGGACTTCTTGGCGGTGAAGGCGGAGATGCCGGTGATTTCGCGGCCGACGATGAGCGCCTGTACGGAGTCGGTGCCCTCGTAGGTGGACACAACTTCCATGTCGGTGAGGTGGCGCGCGACGTGGTTGTCCAGCAGGAGGCCGTTGCCGCCCATCATGTCGCGGGCCTCGCGGCAGATCGCGAGCGCTTTGCGGGAGGTGGTCATCTTGATCAGGGAGGCCATCGGGCCGGTGAAGGCGCCTTCCTCCTGCAGCTGCGCCATGCGGTGCGCGAGGAGCTGCAGGTGGGTGACGTCGGAAAGCATAGTGGCGAGCTTTTCCTGGACCAGCTGGAAGGCGGCGAGGGGGGAGCCGAACTGCTCGCGCTGCAGGGCGTAGGAGCGGGCGATCTCGAAGGCCGCCATGGCGTGGCCGACCGCTTCATAGGACGCGCCGCCGCGAGTGGCGGCCAGGACCTTGTTCACGTCCTTGAAGGAGGAGCAGTTTTTCAGGCGGTTCTCCTCGGGGACGCGGACGTCGGTGATGACGATGTCGCCCTGCAGGATGGCGCGCTTGCCAATCTTGCCGGTGATCACCTCCGGCACGTAGCCCGCCGGGTACTCGCCGTCGACCTTTTCCACCACGAACGCCTTGACCTCGCCGTCGCCTTCGTCGCGGGCGTAGACCACGATGACGTCGCCCGCGTGCCCGTTGCCGATCCACCGCTTGTGCCCGTTGAGCACCCAGGTGTCGCCCTCGCGGCGGGCGGAGGTCTCCAGCGAGACGGAGTCGGAGCCGTGGTTCGGCTCGGTCAGGGCGAACGCGCCCGTCTTTTCCAGACGGGCCATCGCGGGCAGCCACCGCTCGCGCTGCTCCTCGCTGCCGAGGATGTAGATCGAGCCCATGCACAGGTTCGAGTGCACGCCGAAGAAGGTGTTCACAGAGCCGTCGATGCGCCCCATCTCCCGCGCGACCAGGCCGGCTTGGCGGCGCGTCAGGCCGGGACAGCCGTAGCCTTCGATGAAGGTGCCCACGACGCCGAGCTCCGCGAGCGCCGGAAGGATCTCCTCGGGGAACTCCGCGCGCTCCCAGTATTCGTTGATGATGGGCAGGACGTGCTTTTCGCCGAAGTCGCGGATGCGGTCGCGGATGGCCACGTCCTCGGCGGACAGGGTGGAGTCGAGGCCGAGGAAGTCGGAGCGCTCGAGGCCGGACGTGGTGTAGGCGGAGGGGTTCGTGTCGGTCATAGTGCAGGTTCCTTTCTGGGGCGTCGGTGGCGGGGGTGTGTTCATCGGTCTAGGGGGCGGCGCCGTCCAGCCACCGCCGCACGTAGTCCTCGTCGGCGTTGAGCTCCGGGGGAGCCGTCCTGCACGTGGCGGGGGTGCGGCTGAGCGTGATCGGGTTGGCCACGGTGGGGTAGCGCTCGTCGTCGGCGGCGACCCAGATGGGGTCGAGGCCGAGCTGTTCGGCGTAGCGCACGCCGCCGCCGACGGTGAGGATGGGCGCGCAGCACACTCCGGCGGCGCTGAGCACCTCGAGCCAAGCGTCGACGCCGCGCTCGGCGAGGCGGCCCTCGATGGCGGCGCGCAGCGGCGTGCGGTGCTTGTT encodes:
- the dnaG gene encoding DNA primase, with translation MARGRIPDSDIQAIRERAPIDEIVGEYVQLKPAGHDSLKGLSPFKDEKTPSFHVRPARGYYHCFSTGKGGDVFSFLMEMEQLSFPEAVEAVAEQIGYHINYQGGSTGARDVKPGTRARLLAANKAAHEFYREQLETSEAEPARAFLLGRGFDKDTIYHFECGYAPDGWDTLTKHLLRTGFSVEELQDAGLSSMGRRGPIDKFRRRLLWPIKDVAGNVIGFGARKLFEDDPMGKYMNTQDTMLYHKSKVLFGLDLAKKHIAEGHQAVIVEGYTDVMAMHAAGVKTAVASCGTAFGAEHLAIIRRLMLDDNFFRGELIYTFDGDEAGQKAALRAFEGDQQFTGQSFVAVAPDGMDPCDLRLAKGDTAVRDLVASRVPMLEFVIESLLSAYPLDTAEGRLQALRRTVPVVAGISDRVLQTEYARRLAGWVGWPNPDEVLEQVRAEAKRPKKQKRALRRAAAEEPVNANEPVLILPDPNDPLLWPQREALKLALQYPDAAGDYFDGINPDAFTNPAYRQVRDAITAAGGAAGASEGASWLPQVAGEMATVAGRNFVSELALEEIHADGVDAYADSVLSRLQETRVGDQIAQLKAQLQRMRPSDDEQSYNALFSDLIALEQARRELNDRAFRGA
- a CDS encoding acyl-CoA dehydrogenase family protein yields the protein MTDTNPSAYTTSGLERSDFLGLDSTLSAEDVAIRDRIRDFGEKHVLPIINEYWERAEFPEEILPALAELGVVGTFIEGYGCPGLTRRQAGLVAREMGRIDGSVNTFFGVHSNLCMGSIYILGSEEQRERWLPAMARLEKTGAFALTEPNHGSDSVSLETSARREGDTWVLNGHKRWIGNGHAGDVIVVYARDEGDGEVKAFVVEKVDGEYPAGYVPEVITGKIGKRAILQGDIVITDVRVPEENRLKNCSSFKDVNKVLAATRGGASYEAVGHAMAAFEIARSYALQREQFGSPLAAFQLVQEKLATMLSDVTHLQLLAHRMAQLQEEGAFTGPMASLIKMTTSRKALAICREARDMMGGNGLLLDNHVARHLTDMEVVSTYEGTDSVQALIVGREITGISAFTAKKSRTSDK
- a CDS encoding acetyl-CoA C-acyltransferase; the encoded protein is MTNDAYLVSGLRTPVGKYGGILSDIRADDLAATAIKAVVEDAGIDPADVDDVILGNANGAGEDNRNVARMAWLLAGFPDTVPGFTVNRLCASGLNAITVAASLVKAGDADIIVAGGVESMSRAPWVMEKPKKAFASPGAIFDTSIGWRFTNPVFAAQEKLTYSMPETAEEVARVKNISREDADAFAVQSQRRAHEATEAGLFASEIIPITVPQRKAEDIVVTRDEGIRPNTTPEVLATLRPVVEGGTVVTAGNSSALNDGASAIIVCSEAALKKYGLTPRARVVGSATAGLAPHIMGLGPVPATQKLFDKIGWSVDDVDAIELNEAFASQSLACIRDLGLDQERVNAWGGAIALGHPLGSSGCRITITLLNRMEKEGATRGLSTLCIGVGQGQSLAVEAV
- a CDS encoding ribonuclease domain-containing protein; this translates as MLPMRLPALIALACVPVCLVACGPEGLAPASGSAGVSACGSLPDEAWDTIRAVEDGGPFPYPEHDDRRFGNYENVLPDEDLGYYREYTVDTPGLNHRGQRRIVTGGGADGDVDEWYYTGDHYESFCEVQY
- a CDS encoding deoxyguanosinetriphosphate triphosphohydrolase, whose translation is MFTYSTFDSERRAPEGPKGSQIVESFEERGAFSRDRARVLHSAALRRLADKTQVVGPRDGDTPRTRLTHSLEVAQISRGIGEALGLDPDLCEMAGLTHDIGHPPYGHNGEKALNDVSASGFEGNAQTLRILARLEPKSLVGETSYGLNLTRASLDAACKYPLTRTNPDGSTNRKYGAYDEDADVLEWLRQGHTDAAPPMEAQVMDCSDDIAYSVHDVEDGIVSGRVTLKVLWDLVELAALAEKGAKAFGGTADELIEAAARLRALPSIAAAADFDYTLSSWTRLKQLTSELVGRYVGAVATATRGDEANHPDALACEANPSGALGRQYGRLVIPAEAEAEVRLLKTVAVLYVMDMPAHVRRQDRQRDRIFRVYDYMLAGAPGTLDTVFQQWWAAAATDAERERVVVDQIASMTESRLERAAKKSAGVAGFMA
- a CDS encoding MazG nucleotide pyrophosphohydrolase domain-containing protein, which translates into the protein MTILVLDPRWPDMIPLGVASRITGPVEYTSEVPVSVRWALADVTPGGAGGWLVTTDAGDPDVVKRAESEDTIVVPSLADPLAQAEETMRRARERGEWERSMTHESLLAYLEEEAREFAAAVRGGDDAQMRAELSDVFLQVLFHAELARERGAFDLADVAAAFVDKMKSRAPYLFDGSTGLVGLEEQDRLWAEGKRREGAPGAT